The following are encoded together in the Pseudodesulfovibrio indicus genome:
- a CDS encoding YbaK/EbsC family protein, which produces MDGKLSRSAQRVQDFLAGLGGGFEVRELASSTRTAQEAADSIGCTVSQIAKSLVFKDAESGRPVLVVASGSNRVDTARLRETAGVRLKRADGEFVKRETGFAIGGIPPVGHNESLLTVLDADLRQYEVIWAAAGTPHAVFRLTPGDLERLTKGRWLDLREEK; this is translated from the coding sequence ATGGACGGGAAGTTGAGCAGGAGCGCGCAGAGAGTCCAGGATTTCCTGGCCGGGTTGGGAGGCGGATTCGAAGTCCGGGAGCTGGCCTCGTCCACCCGCACGGCGCAGGAGGCGGCGGACAGCATCGGCTGCACCGTAAGCCAGATCGCCAAGTCGCTGGTCTTCAAGGACGCGGAGAGCGGCAGGCCGGTCCTGGTGGTGGCGTCGGGTTCCAACAGGGTGGACACGGCCAGGCTTCGCGAAACGGCGGGGGTGCGGCTTAAGCGCGCGGACGGCGAGTTCGTCAAGCGCGAGACCGGGTTCGCCATCGGCGGCATCCCGCCCGTGGGCCACAACGAGTCGCTGCTCACCGTCCTCGACGCCGATCTTCGGCAGTACGAGGTCATCTGGGCGGCGGCCGGAACGCCCCATGCGGTCTTCCGCCTGACCCCGGGCGACCTGGAACGGCTGACCAAGGGGCGGTGGCTCGATTTGCGCGAAGAGAAATGA
- a CDS encoding transporter substrate-binding domain-containing protein: MAGKKMRNMLRVLVVLCLALFLVPGRAAAGDLADVRKAGVLRHIGIPYANFIIDENTGLDVEIMRLFARHLGVEYRFVESDWSSLFGDLTGKVTKVVGDEVQVVGSTEVKGDIIATGLTELDWRKQLVNYSAPTFPTQVWCIAGSYFPARPIRSAGAIEEDIKAVKEILRGRRVMGKEGTCLAPGLYGIENVAKEIFSFPGSLNDIAPAIIKGEADMALLDVPDTLVALEKWPGKLKVLGPVSEQQQMGAGFAKDAPELLRAFNEFYAGLRASGEYDQLVQKYYPSVFRFYPEFFGQ, from the coding sequence ATGGCTGGCAAAAAGATGCGAAACATGCTGCGGGTTCTGGTTGTGCTGTGCCTGGCGCTGTTCCTCGTCCCCGGGCGGGCGGCCGCAGGGGATTTGGCAGACGTCAGGAAGGCGGGTGTGCTGCGGCATATCGGCATTCCCTACGCCAACTTCATTATCGACGAAAATACCGGACTGGACGTGGAGATCATGCGTCTCTTCGCTCGCCACCTGGGGGTCGAGTACCGCTTCGTGGAGTCGGATTGGAGCAGCCTGTTCGGCGATCTGACGGGCAAGGTGACCAAGGTTGTCGGCGACGAGGTGCAGGTGGTCGGCTCGACCGAAGTCAAGGGCGACATCATCGCCACCGGGCTGACCGAGCTCGACTGGCGCAAGCAGTTGGTCAACTACTCGGCGCCCACTTTCCCGACCCAGGTCTGGTGCATCGCCGGGTCCTATTTCCCTGCGCGTCCCATCCGGTCCGCCGGAGCGATCGAAGAGGACATCAAGGCCGTCAAGGAGATTCTCCGGGGGCGGCGGGTCATGGGCAAGGAAGGTACCTGCCTCGCGCCCGGCCTCTACGGCATCGAAAACGTGGCCAAGGAGATCTTCAGCTTTCCCGGCAGCCTCAATGACATCGCCCCGGCGATCATCAAGGGGGAAGCGGACATGGCCCTGCTGGATGTCCCGGACACACTGGTGGCCCTGGAGAAGTGGCCCGGCAAGCTGAAGGTGCTCGGCCCGGTTTCGGAGCAGCAGCAGATGGGCGCGGGGTTCGCCAAGGACGCCCCCGAGCTGCTCCGGGCCTTCAACGAATTCTACGCCGGGCTGCGCGCCAGCGGCGAATACGACCAACTGGTGCAGAAGTATTATCCCTCGGTCTTCCGCTTCTATCCGGAATTCTTCGGGCAATAG
- a CDS encoding molybdopterin-dependent aldehyde oxidoreductase → MIKRTLQVNGVSRNVVCEPDESLANVLRQNLGLTSVKVGCGTGLCGSCSIIKDGKLTRSCNLKMKRIENRTTVITLEGIGTPGNLHPIQMAWIAYGGAQCGFCSPGFLVSTYALLTSNPKPTREEVRDWFQKNRNACRCTGYKPLVDAVMAAAEVMRGEKTMDDLIFRIPEDGRIWGTKFPRPTAVAKVTGTWDFGADVGLRLPPGTLHCELVQAEVSHANIKSIDVTEAEAVPGVFKVVTHKDVKGKNRITGLITFPSNKGDGWDRPILCDEKVFQYGDAIAIVCADSPKAAKEGAAKVKVELEQLPEYMSAPAAMADDAIEIHPGTPNVYYVQKIAKGPETAPIFDSADVVVEGDYYTQRQPHLPIEPDVGFAYMDEDKLYIHSKSIGVHLHMFMIAPGLGVEPENMVMVQNPTGGTFGYKFSPTMEALVGAAALATGRPVYLNYTYKQQQQYTGKRSPQFTTVRMAATNDGKLLGMETDWTVDHGPYSEFGDLLTLRGAQFIGAGYDIPAIRGEGRTVCTNHCWGAAFRGYGGPEAEFPSEVLMDELAEKLGMDPLELRYKNVYRKGSTTPTGQDPEVYSLPEMIDKVRPKYEAAKKKAAAESTDAIKRGVGVAVAVYGSGLDGPDSAEVDAALNADGSVTIYSTWGDHGQGADMGTLGTAHEALRPLNITPDRIHLVMADTSLAPMAGPAGGSRSQVMVGQATKNACERLVTAMTKPDGTFRTYDEMVAEKLELRHHGKFTAPANDCDENGQGNPFCCYMYGVFLAEVAVEVATGKTTVEAMTMVADIGMVNNFLVTDGQIYGGLAQGIGLALSEDYEDIQKHSTLAGAGFPYIKQIPDNMEIIYVESPRPDGPFGASGVGEIPLCGPHPAIINAIYNACGARIRDLPAYPEKVLAALKG, encoded by the coding sequence ATGATCAAACGGACGCTCCAAGTAAACGGAGTCTCCAGGAACGTCGTCTGCGAGCCGGATGAGTCCCTGGCCAACGTCCTGCGGCAAAACCTGGGCCTGACGAGCGTGAAGGTCGGTTGCGGCACCGGTCTTTGCGGCAGCTGCAGCATCATCAAGGACGGCAAGCTGACCCGTTCCTGCAACCTGAAAATGAAACGGATCGAGAACAGGACCACGGTCATCACCCTGGAGGGCATCGGCACCCCCGGCAACCTGCATCCCATCCAGATGGCCTGGATCGCCTACGGCGGAGCCCAGTGCGGGTTCTGTTCCCCCGGCTTCCTGGTCTCCACCTACGCGCTGCTGACGAGCAACCCCAAGCCGACCCGCGAAGAGGTCCGCGACTGGTTCCAGAAGAATCGCAACGCCTGCCGCTGCACCGGCTACAAGCCCCTGGTTGACGCGGTCATGGCCGCCGCCGAGGTCATGCGCGGCGAGAAGACCATGGATGACCTGATCTTCAGGATTCCCGAGGACGGCCGCATCTGGGGAACCAAGTTCCCGCGTCCGACCGCCGTGGCCAAGGTCACCGGCACCTGGGACTTCGGCGCCGACGTCGGTCTGCGCCTGCCCCCCGGAACCCTGCACTGCGAACTGGTGCAGGCCGAGGTCTCCCACGCCAACATCAAGTCCATCGACGTGACCGAGGCCGAGGCCGTTCCCGGCGTGTTCAAGGTCGTGACCCACAAGGACGTCAAGGGCAAGAACCGCATCACCGGCCTGATCACCTTCCCGAGCAACAAGGGCGACGGCTGGGACCGTCCCATCCTGTGCGACGAGAAGGTCTTCCAGTACGGCGACGCCATCGCCATCGTCTGCGCGGACTCCCCGAAGGCCGCCAAAGAAGGCGCGGCCAAAGTCAAGGTCGAGCTGGAGCAGCTGCCCGAGTACATGAGCGCGCCCGCGGCCATGGCCGACGACGCCATCGAGATTCACCCCGGCACCCCCAACGTCTACTACGTCCAGAAGATCGCCAAGGGTCCCGAGACCGCTCCGATTTTCGACTCCGCCGACGTGGTCGTCGAAGGCGACTACTACACCCAGCGCCAGCCTCACCTGCCCATCGAGCCGGACGTCGGGTTCGCCTACATGGACGAGGACAAGCTGTACATCCACTCCAAGTCCATCGGCGTGCACCTGCACATGTTCATGATCGCCCCCGGCCTGGGCGTCGAGCCCGAGAACATGGTCATGGTCCAGAACCCCACCGGCGGCACCTTCGGCTACAAGTTCTCCCCGACCATGGAAGCGCTGGTCGGCGCGGCGGCCCTGGCCACCGGCCGTCCCGTGTACCTGAACTACACCTACAAACAGCAGCAGCAGTACACCGGCAAGCGTTCGCCGCAGTTCACCACCGTGCGCATGGCCGCCACCAATGACGGCAAGCTGCTCGGCATGGAGACCGACTGGACCGTGGACCACGGCCCGTACTCCGAGTTCGGCGATCTGCTGACCCTGCGCGGCGCGCAGTTCATCGGCGCCGGTTACGACATCCCGGCCATCCGGGGCGAGGGCCGCACCGTCTGCACCAACCACTGCTGGGGCGCGGCCTTCCGCGGCTACGGCGGACCGGAAGCGGAGTTCCCCTCCGAGGTGCTGATGGACGAGCTGGCCGAGAAGCTGGGCATGGACCCGCTGGAGCTGCGCTACAAGAACGTCTACCGCAAGGGTTCCACCACCCCCACGGGCCAGGACCCCGAGGTCTACTCCCTGCCGGAGATGATCGACAAGGTGCGCCCCAAGTATGAGGCCGCCAAGAAGAAGGCCGCCGCCGAGTCCACCGACGCCATCAAGCGCGGCGTGGGCGTGGCCGTGGCCGTGTACGGTTCCGGCCTGGACGGCCCGGACTCCGCCGAGGTCGACGCCGCCCTGAACGCGGACGGCTCCGTGACCATCTACTCCACCTGGGGCGACCACGGCCAGGGCGCGGACATGGGTACCCTGGGCACCGCCCACGAGGCCCTGCGTCCCCTGAACATCACCCCGGACCGCATCCATCTGGTCATGGCCGACACCAGCCTGGCCCCGATGGCCGGACCCGCGGGCGGCAGCCGCTCTCAGGTCATGGTCGGCCAGGCCACCAAGAACGCCTGCGAGCGCCTCGTGACCGCGATGACCAAGCCCGACGGCACCTTCCGGACCTACGACGAGATGGTCGCCGAGAAGCTGGAACTGCGCCATCACGGCAAGTTCACGGCCCCGGCCAACGACTGCGATGAAAACGGCCAGGGCAACCCGTTCTGCTGCTACATGTACGGCGTGTTCCTGGCCGAGGTGGCCGTCGAGGTCGCCACCGGCAAGACCACTGTCGAGGCCATGACCATGGTCGCCGACATCGGCATGGTGAACAACTTCCTGGTGACCGACGGCCAGATCTACGGCGGCCTCGCCCAGGGCATCGGCCTGGCGCTGTCCGAAGACTACGAGGACATCCAGAAGCACTCCACCCTGGCCGGCGCAGGCTTCCCGTACATCAAGCAGATCCCGGACAACATGGAGATCATCTACGTGGAGTCCCCGCGTCCCGACGGTCCCTTCGGCGCGTCCGGCGTGGGCGAGATCCCGCTGTGCGGTCCGCACCCGGCGATCATCAACGCCATCTACAACGCCTGCGGCGCCCGCATCCGCGACCTGCCCGCATACCCCGAGAAGGTGCTTGCCGCCCTCAAGGGTTAA
- a CDS encoding DVU_1557 family redox protein: MSVIKVPEADAAGWRCAACDEPMSMKPVELEYLESLFKVELPVCAKCGYVLIPEGLAGGKMHQVEQLLEDK, translated from the coding sequence GTGAGCGTGATCAAGGTGCCCGAGGCCGATGCCGCCGGATGGCGGTGCGCGGCCTGCGATGAACCCATGTCCATGAAGCCGGTGGAGCTGGAGTATCTCGAATCCCTGTTCAAGGTGGAGCTGCCGGTCTGCGCCAAGTGCGGATACGTGCTCATCCCCGAGGGGTTGGCGGGCGGCAAGATGCATCAGGTGGAGCAGTTGCTGGAGGACAAGTAG
- a CDS encoding pyridine nucleotide-disulfide oxidoreductase/dicluster-binding protein, whose protein sequence is MEQAELRHWENKCIQEESARCVAACPLHVDARECCRLLAAGQVDKAWAVLAKTMPLPGVLARACDEPCKSACVRGDRGGPIEMGALERFLADNAKAVNPPRPLPSNRKSVAVLGGGLAGLCAAWEMGRRGFSVTLYCSAPSISFSLPEGVLEKELESLTKLGVTLVTGQEPTADLLEAQLEERDAVFVDGDAVSLGLMAFGEPDELTLGTARHGLFACTPGTESPVFRAAAGRRAANSVLRFTQGVSMVTSRELEGPYPTRLFTSLEGIEPTPPVPAKGGYDAAKAREEAARCLQCECMECVKGCVYLKHYKHYPKVYVRRIYNNESIVKGTRQANRMINSCMLCGLCETVCPEDFSMAEVCLDARRFMIGKGTMPPSAHEFALRDMAFADGDRCALARHAPGTSASDYVFFPGCQLAATSPDGVERAYADLRARLGNVGLMLRCCGAPAQWSGREALFGESLAELKADWEGLGSPHIIAACPSCMKLLREAMPQAEIVSHWSILSALGLPESAEAGGTLAVNDPCAAREDGSLRADVRSLLGQLGVSVVEPRYTGGLTQCCGYGGLLAEVDPDLAEAAARARTEGVDEDYVTYCAMCREMIARTGRRAVHLYDLLYPSEGMGGARPVTGHSARRENRVRLRETLLRGLWGEESGVRAEDWESVAVEFSEQGAAAMESRRILKSDVQKVLLQAERSGRHLVHAETGRFLASFRPVVVTYWVEYEKRDGSHLVHNAWSHRMHIKGGQP, encoded by the coding sequence ATGGAACAGGCGGAATTGAGACATTGGGAGAACAAGTGCATCCAGGAGGAGTCGGCGCGCTGCGTGGCGGCCTGCCCCCTGCATGTGGACGCCCGCGAATGTTGCCGGTTGTTGGCGGCGGGGCAGGTGGACAAGGCCTGGGCGGTGCTGGCCAAGACCATGCCGCTGCCCGGCGTGCTCGCCCGCGCCTGCGACGAGCCGTGCAAGTCGGCCTGTGTGCGCGGCGACCGGGGAGGGCCTATCGAGATGGGCGCGCTGGAGCGGTTCCTGGCGGACAACGCCAAGGCCGTGAATCCGCCGCGCCCGCTGCCGTCCAACCGCAAGAGCGTGGCCGTCCTCGGCGGCGGCCTGGCCGGGCTGTGCGCGGCCTGGGAGATGGGCCGCCGTGGGTTCTCCGTGACCCTCTATTGCTCCGCGCCCTCCATCTCGTTCTCCCTGCCCGAAGGGGTGCTGGAGAAGGAGCTTGAATCTCTGACCAAACTCGGCGTGACCCTCGTGACCGGGCAGGAGCCGACAGCCGACCTGTTGGAGGCCCAGCTTGAGGAGCGCGACGCGGTCTTCGTGGACGGCGACGCGGTTTCTCTCGGGTTGATGGCCTTCGGCGAGCCGGACGAACTGACCCTCGGCACGGCCCGCCACGGCCTGTTCGCCTGCACGCCCGGCACCGAATCGCCCGTGTTCCGGGCGGCCGCCGGACGGCGTGCGGCCAATTCGGTCCTGCGCTTCACCCAGGGCGTGTCCATGGTCACCAGCCGCGAACTGGAGGGGCCGTACCCGACCCGGCTCTTCACCAGCCTGGAAGGGATCGAACCAACGCCCCCGGTCCCGGCCAAGGGCGGCTACGACGCGGCCAAGGCCCGCGAGGAAGCGGCCCGCTGCCTGCAATGCGAGTGCATGGAGTGCGTCAAGGGGTGCGTCTACCTCAAGCACTACAAGCATTATCCCAAGGTCTACGTGCGCCGCATCTACAACAACGAGTCCATCGTCAAGGGCACGCGCCAGGCCAACAGGATGATCAATTCGTGCATGCTCTGCGGGCTGTGCGAGACGGTCTGTCCCGAGGATTTCTCCATGGCCGAGGTCTGCCTGGACGCGCGGCGTTTCATGATCGGCAAGGGGACCATGCCCCCGTCGGCCCACGAATTCGCCCTGCGCGACATGGCCTTTGCCGACGGCGACCGCTGCGCCCTGGCCCGGCACGCGCCGGGAACGTCTGCCAGCGACTACGTGTTTTTCCCCGGCTGCCAGCTGGCGGCCACCTCCCCGGACGGAGTGGAGCGCGCCTATGCGGACCTCCGCGCCCGGCTGGGCAACGTCGGGCTGATGCTCCGCTGTTGCGGCGCGCCGGCCCAGTGGTCGGGCCGCGAAGCGCTGTTCGGCGAGTCCCTGGCCGAACTCAAGGCGGACTGGGAAGGGCTCGGCTCGCCGCACATCATCGCGGCCTGCCCGTCGTGCATGAAGCTCCTGCGCGAGGCCATGCCCCAGGCCGAGATCGTGTCCCACTGGTCCATCCTCAGCGCGCTCGGGCTGCCCGAATCCGCCGAGGCGGGCGGGACCCTGGCGGTCAACGACCCGTGCGCGGCCCGCGAGGACGGCTCCCTGCGCGCCGACGTGCGCTCCCTGCTGGGCCAACTCGGCGTGAGCGTGGTCGAGCCGCGCTACACCGGCGGGCTGACCCAGTGCTGCGGCTACGGCGGGCTGCTTGCCGAGGTGGACCCGGACCTGGCCGAGGCCGCCGCCCGCGCCCGGACCGAGGGCGTTGACGAGGACTACGTCACCTACTGCGCCATGTGCCGGGAGATGATCGCCAGGACCGGCCGGCGGGCCGTCCATCTGTACGATCTGCTCTATCCGTCCGAAGGCATGGGGGGAGCGAGGCCGGTCACCGGCCATTCGGCCCGGCGCGAGAACCGCGTCCGGCTGCGCGAAACCCTGCTGCGCGGGCTGTGGGGCGAGGAGAGCGGCGTCCGGGCCGAGGATTGGGAGTCCGTGGCCGTGGAGTTCTCCGAGCAGGGTGCGGCGGCCATGGAGTCGCGGCGCATCCTCAAGAGCGACGTGCAGAAGGTCCTGCTCCAGGCCGAGCGGTCGGGCCGTCATCTGGTCCATGCGGAGACCGGGCGGTTCCTGGCCTCGTTCCGGCCGGTGGTCGTGACCTATTGGGTCGAATACGAAAAGCGGGACGGCTCCCACTTGGTGCACAACGCCTGGAGCCACCGCATGCATATCAAGGGAGGCCAGCCGTGA
- a CDS encoding molybdopterin-binding protein, protein MKTVPVQDAVGMVLCHDMTKIVPGECKGPVFRKGHIIAEEDVRTLLEIGKEHIYVLGMDPGTIHENEAAQRISAAAKGPGITLTEVSEGRINFVAAPGLLDVNVEALTRINSIEEVVLATMHTGQQITETRAVAGTRVVPLVIDEDKIRRVEAICAEYDYVVGVKPFRHLNVGLVTTGSEVYHGRIKDKFGPVIRSKFAKLGSEVMGQTLSSDDPAMTRDAILAFVAEGADMVVVTGGMSVDPDDQTPTAIRATGAEVLTYGSPTFPGVMFMVADLDGIPVLGLPGCVMYYRASIFDIIVPRILAGERVTREDIVALGHGGFCATCEVCRYPVCPFGK, encoded by the coding sequence ATGAAGACTGTTCCAGTTCAGGATGCCGTGGGCATGGTCCTTTGCCACGACATGACCAAGATAGTTCCGGGTGAGTGCAAGGGGCCGGTGTTCAGAAAAGGACACATCATCGCCGAAGAGGACGTCAGGACGCTGCTTGAGATCGGCAAGGAGCACATCTACGTGCTCGGCATGGACCCGGGCACCATCCACGAGAACGAGGCGGCGCAGCGCATCTCCGCCGCCGCCAAGGGACCCGGCATCACCCTGACCGAGGTCAGCGAGGGGCGCATCAACTTCGTGGCCGCGCCCGGCCTGCTCGACGTCAACGTCGAGGCCCTGACCCGCATCAATTCCATCGAAGAGGTCGTCCTGGCGACCATGCACACCGGGCAGCAGATCACCGAGACCCGCGCCGTGGCCGGGACCCGCGTGGTCCCGCTGGTCATCGACGAGGACAAGATCCGTCGCGTCGAGGCCATCTGCGCCGAGTACGACTACGTGGTCGGGGTCAAGCCGTTCCGCCACCTGAATGTCGGGCTGGTGACCACCGGCAGCGAGGTCTACCACGGCAGGATCAAGGACAAGTTCGGTCCGGTCATCCGCTCCAAGTTCGCCAAGCTCGGCTCCGAGGTCATGGGCCAGACCCTGTCCTCGGACGACCCGGCCATGACCCGCGACGCCATCCTGGCCTTCGTGGCCGAAGGCGCGGACATGGTGGTGGTCACGGGCGGCATGTCCGTGGACCCGGACGACCAGACCCCCACGGCCATCCGGGCCACCGGGGCCGAGGTCCTGACCTACGGCTCCCCGACCTTTCCCGGCGTCATGTTCATGGTCGCGGACCTGGACGGGATTCCCGTCCTCGGTCTGCCCGGCTGCGTCATGTACTACCGGGCCTCGATCTTCGACATCATCGTCCCGCGCATTCTGGCCGGGGAGCGGGTCACCCGCGAAGACATAGTAGCTTTGGGACACGGCGGTTTCTGTGCGACCTGCGAGGTCTGTCGCTATCCCGTCTGTCCCTTCGGCAAATAA
- a CDS encoding PAS domain-containing sensor histidine kinase, which translates to MNKTHKVVGAVMAFLAVFVVYIVWTNYSTQTELREAALYQFRDSSARKANTLGHFFSERRNDLDNLLASREVYSYFENESLGMSREYGLWATLVSVSELFDRFMRLKSLGGHNVYDRIAFVDVGGVVLADNSGAFEKQQSVKLSWKEDSFTFSQGEDGGTNLILQAPIRYEGRRVGSIVAWLEMGNILPVLMFDHQSQEQAEFGFIVHGKTVFSPGKHVPDEVVRIVGGGKLPSPGSVETRLVNEQSGEGMRYLVAVTRIGDTPLLWVSLAPEAEVLGSQPPWKLLLYNVLLAVVLLAGGMVSFMVGERNLILNLKIAEAAVQSETVKEKNRELEREVRARIRVEQALHKVNDELELRVKERTATLGERSEALAKEVQERREAEAAMRVLFNNVRDAIFIYTLSGELVDVNETMLSMFEVSRSEAFLLSFKDISSPDNDFDRLERLWEEALQGREAVAEWEAMRPGDGTRFDAETTLVRMDLGGQPVILASVHDISEQKRIQAQQEEHQEFLNTVFEGIGAAIFVFDPERGELVDCNHVGETLLSLPKEHLAPMSCATDYAFKTEAGVKKLLCPDPSDRVSYEEGVLTLSDGTLRQVSRQLFEVHIGGKGHLVQVVFDIAERKNLERKLNVAQKLESIGLLASGIAHEINTPIQYVGDSVRFVKDAFQDLEELIGLYVRSLESSADAGLKEEIEAFREDMDIEFVMEETPKACDRALEGVERVATIVLAMKNFSHPGEEKPSAVDINKAIENTAIVTRNEWKYVADLTTDLAPDLPLVTCFPGGINQVLLNIIVNAAHTVMENVTEGEKGTIGITTAEIGDGVEIRITDSGCGIPRENIAKVFDPFFTTKEVGKGTGQGLAIVHDVIVEKHGGTVDIESEVGVGTTFIIRLPLGRETE; encoded by the coding sequence TTGAACAAGACGCATAAGGTTGTCGGGGCCGTCATGGCTTTTCTGGCGGTGTTCGTCGTGTACATCGTCTGGACCAACTACTCCACGCAGACGGAGTTGCGGGAGGCCGCGCTGTACCAGTTCCGGGATTCTTCCGCGCGCAAGGCCAACACCCTGGGGCATTTCTTTTCCGAGCGGCGCAACGACCTGGACAACCTGCTGGCCAGCCGGGAGGTATATTCCTACTTCGAAAACGAGTCCCTGGGCATGTCCAGGGAGTACGGGCTGTGGGCCACCCTGGTCTCGGTGTCCGAATTGTTCGACCGCTTCATGCGGCTGAAGAGCCTGGGGGGCCACAACGTCTATGACCGGATCGCTTTCGTGGATGTTGGCGGCGTGGTGCTGGCCGACAACTCAGGGGCTTTCGAGAAGCAACAGTCCGTCAAGCTGTCCTGGAAGGAGGATTCCTTCACCTTTTCCCAGGGGGAGGATGGGGGAACAAACCTCATACTGCAAGCCCCGATCCGGTATGAAGGCCGTCGCGTCGGGTCTATCGTGGCCTGGCTGGAAATGGGCAATATTCTGCCCGTGCTCATGTTCGATCACCAGAGTCAGGAACAGGCGGAGTTCGGCTTCATCGTTCACGGAAAGACCGTGTTTTCGCCGGGCAAGCACGTCCCGGACGAGGTCGTCCGCATCGTGGGGGGCGGCAAGCTGCCCTCGCCGGGCAGCGTGGAGACCCGGCTGGTGAACGAGCAGTCAGGGGAAGGGATGCGGTATCTGGTGGCCGTGACGCGCATCGGCGACACCCCCCTCCTGTGGGTCTCCCTGGCCCCCGAGGCCGAGGTCCTCGGGTCGCAGCCCCCCTGGAAGCTGTTGCTCTACAACGTGCTGCTGGCCGTGGTCCTGCTGGCGGGCGGGATGGTCAGCTTCATGGTCGGCGAGCGCAACCTGATCCTGAACCTGAAGATAGCCGAGGCGGCCGTTCAATCCGAAACCGTGAAGGAAAAGAACCGGGAGCTGGAACGCGAGGTCCGGGCGAGAATCCGGGTGGAGCAGGCGTTGCACAAGGTCAACGACGAGCTGGAACTCCGCGTCAAGGAACGGACCGCCACCCTCGGGGAGCGTTCCGAGGCCCTGGCCAAGGAGGTTCAGGAGCGGCGCGAGGCCGAGGCCGCCATGCGGGTGCTGTTCAACAACGTGCGCGACGCCATCTTCATCTACACCCTGTCCGGCGAGCTGGTGGACGTCAACGAGACCATGCTCTCCATGTTCGAGGTCAGCAGGAGCGAGGCATTCCTGCTCTCGTTCAAGGATATTTCCAGTCCGGACAACGACTTTGATCGGCTTGAGAGATTGTGGGAGGAAGCCCTGCAAGGGCGGGAGGCGGTTGCCGAGTGGGAGGCCATGCGGCCGGGCGACGGGACCCGGTTCGACGCGGAGACGACCCTTGTGCGCATGGACCTGGGCGGCCAGCCCGTGATCCTCGCCTCGGTCCACGACATCTCCGAGCAAAAGCGCATCCAGGCCCAGCAGGAGGAGCACCAGGAATTTCTGAACACCGTCTTCGAGGGCATCGGGGCCGCCATTTTCGTCTTCGACCCGGAGCGGGGCGAGTTGGTGGATTGCAATCACGTGGGCGAGACCCTGCTTTCCCTGCCCAAGGAACATCTCGCGCCCATGTCCTGTGCCACCGATTACGCCTTCAAGACCGAGGCCGGCGTCAAGAAACTGCTCTGCCCGGACCCGAGCGACCGCGTGTCCTACGAGGAAGGCGTCCTGACCCTGTCCGACGGCACGCTGCGCCAGGTCTCCCGGCAGCTCTTCGAGGTCCACATCGGCGGCAAGGGCCATCTGGTGCAGGTGGTCTTCGACATCGCCGAACGCAAGAACCTGGAGCGCAAGCTCAACGTGGCCCAGAAGCTCGAATCCATCGGCCTGCTCGCTTCGGGAATCGCCCACGAGATCAATACTCCCATTCAGTACGTGGGAGACAGCGTGCGCTTCGTCAAGGATGCCTTCCAGGACCTGGAGGAGCTGATCGGCCTCTACGTCCGCTCCCTGGAGAGTTCGGCGGACGCGGGGCTCAAGGAGGAGATCGAGGCGTTCCGCGAAGACATGGACATCGAGTTCGTCATGGAGGAGACGCCCAAGGCGTGCGATCGCGCACTGGAGGGCGTGGAGCGCGTGGCGACCATCGTTCTGGCCATGAAGAACTTCTCCCATCCGGGCGAGGAAAAGCCCAGCGCCGTGGACATCAACAAGGCCATCGAGAACACGGCCATCGTGACCCGCAACGAGTGGAAGTACGTCGCCGACCTGACCACCGACCTGGCCCCGGACCTGCCCCTGGTGACCTGTTTTCCGGGCGGCATCAACCAGGTGTTGCTGAACATCATCGTCAACGCGGCGCACACGGTCATGGAAAACGTGACCGAAGGGGAGAAGGGGACCATCGGCATCACCACCGCCGAGATCGGCGACGGCGTGGAGATCCGGATCACCGACTCCGGGTGCGGCATCCCTCGCGAAAACATCGCCAAGGTCTTCGATCCGTTCTTCACCACCAAGGAAGTGGGCAAGGGGACCGGCCAGGGATTGGCCATCGTGCACGACGTCATCGTGGAAAAGCACGGCGGCACCGTGGACATCGAATCCGAGGTCGGGGTCGGGACCACCTTCATTATCCGCCTACCCCTGGGAAGAGAGACGGAATAG
- a CDS encoding helix-turn-helix domain-containing protein, which produces MSEEPFRPVIAERLKACRRERKMSLDAVAEATGVSKAMLGQIERQESAPTIATLWKIASGLGISFSLFFADGTGPELERAPFPNDPQMAVSVLFPYDPATRMEMFTITLTGNHRQISAPHRFGVVEHVVVLSGELELVCEGEVHRLKPGGTLRFHADVPHEYRSVTDSAVFQNIICYT; this is translated from the coding sequence ATGTCCGAAGAACCATTCAGGCCGGTCATAGCCGAACGGCTGAAAGCGTGTCGCAGGGAGCGGAAAATGAGCCTGGACGCCGTGGCCGAGGCGACCGGCGTGTCCAAGGCGATGCTCGGCCAGATAGAACGCCAGGAGTCCGCGCCGACCATCGCGACCCTGTGGAAGATCGCCTCGGGCCTGGGCATCTCCTTTTCCCTGTTCTTTGCGGACGGGACCGGGCCGGAGCTTGAGCGGGCGCCCTTTCCCAACGATCCCCAGATGGCGGTCAGCGTTCTGTTCCCCTACGACCCGGCCACGCGGATGGAGATGTTCACCATCACCCTGACCGGCAACCACCGCCAGATCTCGGCCCCGCACCGGTTCGGCGTGGTCGAGCACGTGGTGGTCCTGTCCGGGGAGCTGGAGCTGGTCTGCGAGGGCGAGGTCCACCGGCTCAAGCCGGGCGGGACGCTCCGCTTTCACGCCGACGTCCCCCACGAGTACCGATCGGTCACGGACTCGGCGGTCTTCCAGAACATCATCTGCTACACCTGA